A portion of the Ptiloglossa arizonensis isolate GNS036 chromosome 11, iyPtiAriz1_principal, whole genome shotgun sequence genome contains these proteins:
- the LOC143152597 gene encoding lysosomal acid glucosylceramidase-like translates to MLPKNVPKMWKALSIIVFFLAKVNANDCASRNFGVDRIVCVCNATYCDGLSKDQPEVPEDGSAYWYVSNKQGRRLKLTTVQFGTCRNLPFEPTLTVDSTKKYQKILGFGGALTDSAGLNIKLLSPAAQDQLIRAYYDPKTGSKYTLCRIPIGGCDFSTRAYTYDTFDDDATLEHFALTQEDYDLKIPLAKEALKLNPEMKFFGAVWSPPPWMKTNDKINGKGYLKEKYYQVYAEYILKFLDEYKNNGLDLWAVSTGNEPLNGAIPFDPLNSIGWHPRTVAKWIANNLGPTLNASKHNETLILALDDQRNYLPWYIERMAMNKETMKYVSGIATHLYFDFIVPATVLDQTHDKFPDKFLLMSEGSAGTGALGFQVLLGSWHRGEKYMLSIIEYMNHWSVGWVDWNIALNEQGGPNWVNNFVDSPIIVNPDKDEFYKQPMYYAIKHFSRFVDRGSVKIAVNETVGVKSTAFLTPSNEVVVVLYNRDVSSKNVILKDPQRGTLCLKLSPHSMNTVKYKQ, encoded by the exons ATGTTACCGAAGAACGTTCCAAAAATGTGGAAAGCATTATCGATTATTGTCTTCTTCCTCGCCAAAG TTAACGCGAACGATTGCGCGTCTCGTAATTTCGGTGTCGACCGAATCGTATGCGTTTGCAACGCAACGTACTGCGATGGACTGTCCAAAGATCAACCGGAAGTGCCAGAGGATGGAAGTGCTTACTGGTACGTTTCGAACAAGCAGGGACGCAGACTGAAACTGACAACGGTACAATTCGGTACTTGTCGCAACTTGCCCTTTGAACCCACCCTGACCGTAGACAGTACGAAGAAGTATCAAAAGATACTCGGTTTCGGAGGCGCCTTAACCGACTCCGCTGGTTTAAACATAAAGTTGCTCAGCCCGGCTGCTCAAGATCAGCTGATTCG AGCGTATTACGATCCGAAGACAGGGAGCAAATATACGCTGTGTCGCATACCAATCGGTGGCTGCGATTTCTCAACCAGAGCTTACACGTACGATACCTTCGACGACGACGCGACGCTCGAGCACTTTGCACTCACACAAGAGGATTACGATTTGAAGATACCGTTAGCAAAGGAGGCCCTTAAATTAAATCCTGAAATGAAATTCTTCGGTGCAGTGTGGTCGCCACCGCCATGGATGAAAACTAACGACAAAATCAATGGAAAAG GTTACTTGAAGGAAAAATACTATCAAGTCTACGCAGAGTATATATTGAAATTCTTGGACGAATATAAGAATAATGGTCTGGACTTATGGGCCGTTTCAACGGGTAACGAACCGTTGAATGGCGCCATACCTTTCGATCCCTTGAACTCCATCGGATGGCACCCCCGCACTGTGGCCAAATGGATCGCTAATAATTTGGGCCCAACTCTAAACGCGTCGAAACACAACGAGACGCTCATTTTGGCCCTAGACGATCAGAGAAATTACTTGCCCTGGTACATCGAGCGCATGgctatgaacaaagaaacgatgaaatacgtttcaggGATTGCCACGCATCTTTACTTCGATTTCATCGTTCCCGCAACGGTATTAGACCAAACACACGACAAATTTCCGGACAAGTTCTTGCTTATGAGCGAGGGATCCGCAG GAACCGGAGCACTCGGGTTTCAAGTTCTTTTAGGATCATGGCACCGAGGAGAGAAATATATGTTGAGCATAATAGAG TACATGAATCACTGGTCCGTCGGATGGGTCGATTGGAATATAGCTCTAAACGAACAAGGTGGACCAAACTGGGTCAACAATTTCGTTGATTCACCCATTATTGTAAATCCCGACAAAGACGAATTTTACAAACAACCGATGTATTACGCTATCAAACATTTCAGTAGATTCGTGGATAGAGGTTCCGTCAAGATTGCTGTCAACGAAACTGTCGGTGTCAAGTCTACTGCCTTCCTAACACCTTCGAACGAAGTTGTTGTCGTACTGTACAATAG GGATGTGTCTTCGAAGAACGTAATTTTGAAAGATCCGCAGAGGGGTACACTTTGTTTGAAATTATCTCCACATTCTATGAACACCGTAAAgtataaacaataa
- the LOC143152675 gene encoding lysosomal acid glucosylceramidase-like has translation MWMILLLIALLVAEDNAHDCVSRNFGIDRIVCVCNATYCDGLPRNEPEVPKDGSCHWYISNKMGLRLSKSRIHFSSCRNSSTSVTLRLDRTKRYQTILGFGGAFTDSAGININRLSPATRDQLMRAYYDPKTGSRYTLGRIPIGGTDFSTRPYTYDDTPNDVSLRHFSLAPEDYKYKIPYAKKALQLNPQVKFFSAAWSAPVWMKTNNEINGFGVLKKEYYQVYANYILKFLNEYKQYGLNMWAVSTGNEPIDGFVPDQALNSMGWTPDAVANWVANNLGPTLAKSKFNRTLIMALDDQRFNLPWYISQEFQNREAKKYIAGTAVHWYADKVVPPTVLDQTHNMFPDKFLLMTEACEGSVESTKVSLGSWDRGENYILNIIEYMNHWSIGWVDWNIALDKTGGPNWINNFVDSPIIVDPDKDEFYKQPMYYALKHVSRFVDRGSVRISITDTDKVKSTAFLTPSNEVVIVLYNRNSFVTDVILNDIHKGTLCLKLSPLSMNTLKYKR, from the exons ATGTGGATGATACTTTTGTTAATTGCTCTCTTGGTCGCTGAAG ATAACGCGCACGATTGCGTGTCTCGTAACTTCggtatcgatcgaatcgtatgCGTTTGCAATGCTACGTATTGCGATGGCTTACCACGCAACGAACCGGAAGTCCCAAAAGACGGAAGTTGTCACTGGTACATTTCCAACAAGATGGGACTCAGGCTAAGCAAGTCACGGATACACTTTAGCTCCTGTCGCAACTCTTCGACCAGTGTCACCTTAAGGCTAGACAGAACGAAACGATATCAAACGATTCTCGGTTTTGGAGGAGCTTTCACCGATTCTGCTGGAATAAACATAAACCGTCTCAGTCCAGCTACTCGAGACCAGTTGATGAG AGCGTACTACGATCCGAAAACAGGAAGCAGATATACGTTAGGTCGCATACCAATCGGTGGTACCGATTTTTCAACGAGACCGTACACTTACGATGATACTCCCAACGACGTATCGCTGAGACACTTTTCTCTCGCGCCAGAAGACTACAAGTACAAAATACCATACGCGAAGAAAGCCCTTCAATTAAACCCTCAAGTAAAATTCTTCAGTGCAGCGTGGTCTGCTCCGGTATGGATGAAGACGAACAACGAAATCAATGGATTTG GTGTCTTGAAGAAAGAATACTATCAGGTTTACgcgaattatattttaaaattcttgAACGAGTATAAGCAATATGGCCTCAACATGTGGGCCGTTTCAACGGGTAATGAGCCGATCGATGGTTTTGTCCCTGACCAAGCGCTCAACAGTATGGGTTGGACACCAGACGCTGTAGCCAATTGGGTGGCTAACAACTTGGGCCCTACTCTGGCTAAGTCGAAATTCAATAGGACGCTAATTATGGCCCTCGACGACCAAAGATTTAATTTACCCTGGTATATTTCGCAAGAGTTTCAAAACCGTGAGGCGAAGAAGTATATTGCAGGAACGGCTGTTCATTGGTACGCGGATAAAGTTGTTCCTCCTACAGTGTTGGACCAGACGCACAACATGTTTCCAGATAAATTCCTACTCATGACCGAAGCATGCGAAG GGTCCGTTGAATCTACAAAAGTTTCATTAGGATCCTGGGATCGAGGAGAGAATTACATTTTGAATATAATAGAG TATATGAATCATTGGAGTATCGGATGGGTTGATTGGAATATAGCTTTAGACAAAACAGGCGGACCAAACTGGATCAACAATTTCGTTGATTCACCTATTATTGTAGATCCCGACAAAGACGAATTTTATAAACAACCTATGTATTATGCCCTTAAACATGTGAGTAGATTCGTTGACAGAGGTTCTGTCAGGATTTCTATCACCGACACTGACAAAGTCAAGTCTACAGCCTTTTTAACACCTTCGAACGAAGTTGTAATTGTGCTGTACAACAG GAACAGTTTTGTAACAGATGTAATTCTGAACGATATCCACAAAGGTACTCTCTGCTTGAAATTATCGCCATTATCGATGAACACCCTAAAATATAAGCGATAA